In Paeniglutamicibacter kerguelensis, one genomic interval encodes:
- a CDS encoding iron ABC transporter substrate-binding protein, protein MKIRKNMLAGIALAATAAMGLTACSSGAPAPASTPAASGAGEITVYNAQHESLAQEWVDAFTKETGIKVTVRNGSDTEMSNQIIQEGKASPADVFLTENSPAMAQVENAGLFADVDEATIDQVPAEFRPSTNKWTGIAARSTVFVYDPAKITADQLPKSMLDLAEPEWKGKWAASPTGADFQAIVAALLELKGEEVTTEWLAGMKENFTAYKGNSTAMKAVNAGEVDAALIYHYYYYGDQAATGENSKNVQPYYFKNQDPGAFVSVSGGGVLASSKNAEAAQKFLTFITGKAGQEILKNGTSFEYAVGSGVASNDKLVPLKDLQAPTVDPAKLNSAKVTELMTNAGLL, encoded by the coding sequence ATGAAGATTCGCAAAAACATGCTGGCCGGCATCGCACTGGCGGCCACCGCAGCGATGGGCCTGACTGCATGCTCCAGCGGTGCTCCAGCCCCAGCCTCGACCCCAGCGGCATCCGGAGCGGGCGAGATTACCGTTTACAACGCCCAGCATGAGAGCCTCGCCCAGGAATGGGTCGATGCGTTCACCAAGGAAACCGGAATCAAGGTCACGGTGCGCAACGGCTCCGACACTGAGATGTCCAACCAGATCATCCAGGAAGGCAAGGCCTCACCGGCCGACGTATTCCTGACCGAAAATTCTCCCGCAATGGCGCAGGTTGAGAATGCCGGACTGTTTGCCGATGTCGACGAGGCCACCATCGACCAAGTGCCCGCCGAGTTCCGCCCGTCGACCAACAAGTGGACCGGCATTGCCGCACGCTCGACCGTGTTCGTCTACGACCCGGCCAAGATCACGGCGGACCAGCTTCCCAAGTCCATGCTGGATCTGGCCGAGCCGGAATGGAAGGGTAAGTGGGCTGCCTCGCCGACCGGCGCCGACTTCCAGGCCATCGTCGCCGCCCTGCTCGAGCTTAAGGGCGAGGAAGTCACCACCGAATGGCTGGCAGGCATGAAGGAAAACTTCACCGCCTACAAGGGCAACTCCACCGCGATGAAGGCCGTCAATGCCGGCGAAGTCGACGCGGCATTGATCTACCACTACTACTACTACGGTGACCAGGCCGCGACCGGCGAGAACTCCAAGAACGTCCAGCCGTACTACTTCAAGAACCAGGACCCGGGAGCATTCGTTTCCGTATCCGGCGGCGGCGTGCTCGCCTCCTCAAAGAACGCGGAAGCCGCACAGAAGTTCCTGACCTTCATCACCGGCAAGGCCGGCCAGGAAATCTTGAAGAACGGCACCTCGTTTGAATACGCCGTCGGTTCGGGCGTCGCTTCCAACGACAAGCTCGTTCCGCTGAAGGACCTGCAGGCTCCGACCGTTGACCCGGCGAAGCTGAACTCGGCTAAGGTCACCGAGCTGATGACCAACGCAGGATTGCTGTAA
- a CDS encoding ABC transporter permease produces the protein MSKTQTVPDIQREPNVAGGGKSPRPPLGVSGLSLLAILISLFSLIPLGYVIYMTATTEWSTVVELVIRPRVGELLLNTIMLVVVTVPLCLVLGVGGAWLVERTNLRGYRWWALALAAPLAIPAFVNSYAWASTIPSLAGLGAGVLIATLSYFPLVYIPVAATLGRLDPAIEQSAASLGLGPWAVFFRVVLPQLRIAMAGGSLLVALHLLSEYGAFAMIRFDTFTTAIMVQFQSTFNGAAGNMLASVLVLLCMLLLLGEAKVRGNARYARVGFGAQGLAIRFKLGRYELPAQLALLALFVLSVGVPLYSVVRWLVAGGAGVWEPERLLPALAQTMGYGLAGALLTCVVAFPMAFLAVRHPSWFSKLLELSNYVTSSMPGIVVGLAFVTVSIRLVPGIYQSAYVLLAAYVLLFLPRALVNLRSGLAQAPRELEEAARSLGRSPSVAFFRVTLRLTAPAAAGGAALVFLAIVNELTATLLLAPNGTRTLATAFWAKSSEIDYSGAAPYALLMILISAPMTYLLFQQSKKAAGQ, from the coding sequence ATGAGCAAGACTCAAACGGTTCCCGACATCCAACGGGAACCGAACGTGGCGGGAGGGGGCAAAAGCCCCCGCCCGCCATTGGGCGTTTCGGGCCTTTCCCTTTTGGCGATACTCATCTCCCTGTTTTCGCTCATCCCGCTGGGCTATGTCATTTACATGACGGCAACCACCGAATGGTCCACCGTGGTTGAACTCGTCATCCGGCCGAGGGTGGGCGAACTCCTGCTCAACACCATCATGCTGGTGGTGGTCACGGTGCCGCTGTGCCTGGTCCTGGGCGTGGGAGGAGCCTGGCTGGTGGAACGCACCAACCTGCGCGGTTACCGGTGGTGGGCGCTGGCCCTGGCCGCCCCGTTGGCCATCCCCGCGTTCGTGAACAGCTATGCCTGGGCCTCGACGATCCCTTCGCTGGCCGGGCTGGGTGCGGGCGTGCTCATTGCAACGCTTTCATACTTCCCGCTGGTGTACATCCCGGTGGCGGCAACACTTGGAAGGCTCGATCCTGCCATCGAACAATCGGCCGCGTCCCTGGGTCTGGGGCCTTGGGCGGTGTTCTTCCGTGTGGTGCTGCCGCAGTTGCGCATCGCCATGGCCGGCGGTTCCTTGCTGGTGGCACTGCATTTGCTCTCCGAATACGGGGCCTTTGCCATGATCCGTTTCGATACCTTCACCACGGCGATCATGGTTCAGTTCCAGTCCACGTTCAATGGCGCGGCCGGAAACATGCTCGCAAGCGTGCTGGTCCTGTTGTGCATGCTGTTGCTGCTGGGCGAGGCCAAAGTGCGTGGCAACGCCCGCTACGCGCGGGTTGGCTTCGGGGCCCAGGGGCTGGCCATCCGGTTTAAGCTGGGACGCTACGAACTGCCCGCCCAACTGGCACTGCTGGCGCTCTTTGTGCTCTCGGTGGGGGTGCCGCTCTACTCAGTGGTTCGCTGGCTCGTCGCCGGGGGTGCGGGGGTCTGGGAGCCTGAAAGGTTGCTCCCCGCCCTGGCCCAGACCATGGGCTACGGCCTGGCCGGCGCGCTGCTGACCTGCGTGGTGGCCTTCCCCATGGCCTTCCTCGCCGTGCGTCATCCCAGCTGGTTCAGCAAGCTCCTGGAACTCTCGAACTACGTGACTAGCTCGATGCCCGGCATCGTGGTCGGGCTGGCCTTCGTCACGGTGAGCATCAGGCTGGTGCCGGGCATTTACCAAAGCGCCTATGTCCTGCTGGCCGCCTACGTCTTGCTGTTCCTGCCCCGGGCCCTGGTCAACCTGCGCTCCGGATTGGCGCAGGCGCCGCGCGAGCTTGAGGAGGCGGCCCGCTCCCTGGGACGCTCACCCTCGGTGGCGTTCTTCCGGGTCACGCTTCGGCTGACGGCGCCGGCGGCCGCGGGCGGGGCCGCGCTGGTGTTCCTGGCGATCGTGAACGAACTGACGGCCACCCTGTTGCTGGCGCCGAACGGAACCCGCACCCTGGCCACGGCGTTCTGGGCCAAGAGCAGCGAGATCGACTACTCGGGCGCGGCTCCCTACGCGCTGCTGATGATCCTGATCTCCGCACCCATGACCTACCTGCTATTCCAGCAATCGAAGAAAGCTGCCGGACAATGA
- a CDS encoding ABC transporter ATP-binding protein: protein MTEALPRPHKLSGLVPAVTFLRTTNLVKSFGSKKVLNGVNLAIAECGTTAIVGPSGSGKTTLLRLIAGFENPDSGSVELNGQAVAGAAWVPAHKREIGYVAQDGALFPHLSVAQNIAFGLDREWGTRGRVATAKRVAELLDMVSLEASMGARRPHEISGGQQQRVALARALARKPKLMLLDEPFSALDAGLRVATRKAVADVLHEAAVTTILVTHDQGEALSFADQVAVMRGGTLAQTGSPFSVYTRPADRDTAEFLGDAVILDALLQGSLATCSLGWIPVRHATTQGKVRLMLRPEQIRITADGPIRGTVVDTVFFGPETTVRIKLSPMGGPTGGGEVITIRHWNAAMARPGMELNLSVIGEGVAFPAGAD from the coding sequence ATGACCGAAGCATTGCCAAGACCGCACAAGCTCTCCGGGCTGGTGCCTGCCGTTACTTTTCTGCGCACCACCAACCTCGTCAAGAGCTTTGGCAGCAAGAAAGTGCTCAACGGAGTCAATCTTGCGATCGCCGAATGCGGCACCACCGCGATCGTGGGCCCGTCGGGGTCCGGGAAGACCACGCTGCTGCGGCTGATTGCCGGATTCGAAAACCCGGACAGCGGATCCGTTGAACTCAACGGACAGGCGGTGGCCGGGGCCGCCTGGGTTCCGGCGCACAAGCGCGAGATCGGATATGTGGCCCAGGACGGGGCGCTCTTCCCGCACCTGAGCGTGGCACAGAACATCGCCTTCGGCCTGGACCGCGAGTGGGGCACCAGGGGCCGGGTCGCCACGGCCAAGCGAGTTGCCGAGCTGCTGGACATGGTCTCGCTCGAGGCGTCCATGGGCGCCCGCCGCCCGCACGAGATCTCCGGGGGCCAGCAGCAACGCGTGGCCTTGGCCCGTGCCTTGGCCCGCAAGCCGAAATTGATGCTGCTCGATGAACCGTTCTCCGCGCTGGACGCGGGATTGCGGGTTGCCACCCGCAAGGCCGTGGCCGACGTGTTGCATGAGGCCGCTGTCACCACCATCCTGGTGACCCACGACCAGGGCGAGGCGCTCTCCTTCGCCGACCAGGTGGCCGTCATGCGCGGCGGGACGCTGGCACAGACGGGCAGCCCGTTCTCCGTGTACACCAGGCCCGCGGACCGCGACACCGCGGAGTTCCTTGGCGATGCGGTGATCCTGGACGCCCTGTTGCAGGGGTCGCTGGCCACGTGTTCGCTGGGCTGGATCCCGGTGCGCCACGCCACCACCCAGGGGAAGGTGCGGCTGATGCTGCGCCCCGAGCAGATCCGCATCACCGCAGACGGACCCATCAGGGGCACCGTGGTGGACACCGTGTTCTTCGGTCCGGAAACCACGGTCCGCATCAAGCTTTCCCCGATGGGCGGGCCCACCGGCGGCGGCGAGGTCATCACGATCCGGCACTGGAACGCGGCGATGGCGCGCCCCGGCATGGAATTGAACCTGAGCGTCATTGGCGAAGGCGTTGCCTTCCCGGCCGGAGCCGACTGA